In Edaphobacter aggregans, the sequence CCTAACCTCGATATCGTGATCGGTCAGTTGCTCATGCGAGATATCCGAAGTGTCCCATCGCGGCATATGGCATGCCACGCAGTCCGCCTGCTCAGGATGATGAGCCGCGGCTTCAAACCCCGCCGCCGCTGTATGACACTGCAGACACCGTGCGCGAAAGTGCACCACCCGCTCCTCAGCCGATGGCGAGCCATGTGGATCATGACAAGTCACACACGTCATCCGCGCCCCTACTGCACGACGGCAAGCACTCCGCAGCAAAGCCTCATACTGGCTCGTCGCCCGCAGCGTCGACTTCGCCGAACTGGCGTTCACAAAATAAACCGCCGTCTCAAACAAATCCTGCCCCGGCTTAAAGCCTTCCAGCGAGTGCCCCGCCCGCTGAATCATCACATCGCCCTCCAGATGACACTGCAGACAAACGCTGTCCTGCCGCTCCGGCGTCAGCGTCCCCAGCTGCAGCAGCGGAGTCTTTCCACCCGAAGCCACATGCGCCTCTACATCGCCATGACACGCCGCGCACCCCACCCCGCCTTGCCGAAACGGCGCACCCGCCCAGGCATTCCGCGCAAATGGCAGAGGCTCCGCCACCCCCGTCGCATGACAATGCAGACAATTCGGCTCTACCGGCAGCGCCAGCGGAGCCCGCTCCGCACCCTCATACGCCGGAGCCATCTCATATCCCTTTTTCCCCGCATACCAGTTCACTGGAGCCTCATACCAAAGCTCCCCACCCTCCACCGGCCGAGCGAACAGATACGTCCGCCCCTGCCGTCCCGATCCGATGTAGTACACCAGCCATTCCTCGCCCCGCAGAGCCTCCCCCGGCGCCGGCCGTTCACGCTCATAGCGCAGACGAGGCTCTCCATCCTTCCCATCCACCTCGTAGTGCACACCCGACCGCTCATGAAAATAACTTCCCCGGATCAGCCCCTCCGTCGCCCATCCACTCCCTCGCGCCATCGCCGTCTTTTCCCAGCTCGCATAGACTCCCGCATGGCACGCCGCACACCGGCGATCCGGATCGTTCCCGCCTGAGCCTGCTTTCGTCACCACATCCAACGGCCACCCCATCCCGCCCGCCATCGCCACCATCAT encodes:
- a CDS encoding multiheme c-type cytochrome; amino-acid sequence: MGPGSTLVLATAFVCMMVAMAGGMGWPLDVVTKAGSGGNDPDRRCAACHAGVYASWEKTAMARGSGWATEGLIRGSYFHERSGVHYEVDGKDGEPRLRYERERPAPGEALRGEEWLVYYIGSGRQGRTYLFARPVEGGELWYEAPVNWYAGKKGYEMAPAYEGAERAPLALPVEPNCLHCHATGVAEPLPFARNAWAGAPFRQGGVGCAACHGDVEAHVASGGKTPLLQLGTLTPERQDSVCLQCHLEGDVMIQRAGHSLEGFKPGQDLFETAVYFVNASSAKSTLRATSQYEALLRSACRRAVGARMTCVTCHDPHGSPSAEERVVHFRARCLQCHTAAAGFEAAAHHPEQADCVACHMPRWDTSDISHEQLTDHDIEVRPLVKGATVTRRGNGDVTRFTDAVDLVVVGDVDAGDRERGLAYTQYAERGDKHSYVRAESLLEKVEFLWKADAVVHEDLGYLAVMCGDRAKAETEYEAALAMGKDDAVVSTDLAVLEAQSGDVADAETLLKQETKRDPGLTTAVLNLALLRWEKDNGDGARELVRVALRYNPDDAAARHFEETGEYGGVHCRLR